The Thermococcus sp. MV5 genome includes a window with the following:
- a CDS encoding transglutaminase family protein, with protein MKYIKIKLTLLMLLLLTASPTSALTIPIGTLETKYIIISENRPTILGVSLNYDISMSELYGSIIEGKYEISLANYSVEYAMYTGKRKIIWAPPVKSSKFIPQYNESVYLPEDLKKIVKEIAESSDTVAEFAWRVSWFVHKTITYEDVSYITELGRVIFTKNETNWLIDEIWEKKKGVCRHKAILAQQMLRYAGINVEYVGGYVLVPVSGSHKYIDPSELNTIPELVQFSTHTGLGHAWVIVNDPEVGWYPIDPTRQRDPLHPILPDNIAVYVGNYTPFAPDEIPLFRLESVQNYTTDANEVRYKGMKIVESSETGIIVYNPKDDQIDYYSGGYALIIPQSFNWSYERYFQNTTINTNITVIHRKGKYYVKIDGIKMPLYFTNGDKIVKPLYKKGEYYVYRESDIPIIDKKASFKTPYYLLRVEVKEDIFMEIPGAKIPNSILLFQPVILPY; from the coding sequence ATGAAGTACATAAAAATAAAATTAACGCTTTTAATGTTATTACTCTTAACAGCAAGCCCTACAAGTGCTTTAACAATCCCTATTGGCACCCTCGAAACCAAGTACATAATTATATCCGAAAACCGTCCCACAATCCTAGGGGTCTCTCTAAATTATGATATCTCAATGAGCGAGTTGTATGGCTCAATAATAGAAGGGAAGTATGAAATAAGCCTAGCAAACTACAGTGTTGAGTATGCTATGTATACGGGAAAAAGGAAAATTATTTGGGCACCCCCGGTTAAGTCCTCAAAATTTATTCCCCAATATAATGAGTCTGTTTATCTTCCCGAAGATTTGAAAAAAATAGTTAAAGAAATTGCAGAGTCTAGTGACACCGTCGCTGAATTTGCATGGCGAGTTTCATGGTTTGTCCACAAAACCATAACGTATGAAGATGTTTCTTACATAACTGAACTTGGACGTGTGATTTTTACCAAAAATGAAACAAATTGGCTGATTGACGAAATATGGGAAAAGAAAAAAGGTGTTTGTAGGCACAAGGCAATTTTGGCACAACAAATGCTCAGATATGCTGGTATTAATGTAGAATACGTTGGAGGCTACGTTTTAGTCCCTGTAAGTGGAAGCCACAAATATATTGACCCTTCCGAACTCAATACAATACCTGAGTTAGTGCAGTTCTCAACCCACACAGGCCTAGGTCATGCATGGGTCATTGTAAATGATCCTGAAGTGGGCTGGTATCCAATAGATCCAACAAGACAGAGAGATCCTCTCCACCCAATACTCCCCGACAACATCGCAGTATATGTTGGAAATTACACTCCCTTTGCACCTGACGAAATTCCTCTTTTCAGACTCGAAAGTGTGCAAAATTACACCACTGATGCTAATGAAGTAAGATATAAGGGTATGAAAATAGTTGAATCCAGCGAAACCGGTATAATAGTTTATAATCCCAAAGATGACCAAATTGATTACTATTCTGGTGGTTATGCTTTAATAATTCCCCAGTCATTTAATTGGTCTTATGAGAGATACTTCCAGAACACCACAATAAACACAAATATAACGGTAATACACAGAAAAGGAAAGTACTATGTTAAAATCGATGGAATTAAGATGCCATTATATTTCACGAACGGAGACAAGATTGTAAAACCATTGTACAAAAAAGGAGAGTATTACGTGTACAGGGAAAGTGATATCCCCATAATAGACAAAAAGGCCTCTTTTAAAACCCCATATTACTTGTTAAGGGTAGAGGTAAAAGAAGATATTTTCATGGAAATTCCCGGAGCCAAAATACCAAACTCCATCCTTCTGTTCCAGCCTGTGATCCTTCCATATTAA